The Aeoliella mucimassa genome includes the window CAACACGCTCCATAGCACACCGGCCGCAACGGCCGAGCCAATCACTCCCGCAACGTTGGGAGCCATAGCATGCATGAGGAGGAAGTTGTGAGGATCTTCTTTATGACCCACCATCTGCACTACGCGAGCAGAGTCGGGCACGGCCGACACGCCGGCTGCACCCACGAGTGGGTTGATTTTTTCTTTGAGGAACAAGTTCATGAACTTAGCAAACAGCACCCCGCAAGCCGTGGCAATAGCGAACGACAGGGCACCGAGTCCAAAGATCATCAGCGATTGCTTGGTGATAAACCGGCTAGCGTCGGTGCTGGCCCCAACCGAGAAGCCGAGCAGAATAGTGACGATATCGATCATCGCGTTGCGAGCACTGTTCGCGAGTCGTTCGGTCACGGTGCTTTCCTTCAGCAGGTTGCCGAGGAACAGCATGCCGATCAGCACGATCGCACCGGGAGCAATCATGGTACAGATCAGGAATGCGGCGACCGGGAAGATGATTTTCTCACGACGTGAGACGTGCCGCGGAGGAGTCATGTGGATCAAGCGTTCTTCTTTGGTGGTCAGCAACCGCATAATCGGCGGCTGAATCACCGGAACCAGCGCCATGTACGAGTAGGCAGCAATCGCAATGGCACCCAGCAAGTGCGGGGCGAGTTTGGCCGACAGGAAGATGGCCGTCGGCCCGTCTGCACCGCCGATGATGCCGATCGCAGCAGCTTCCTGCGGGAGGAATCCGAGGTAAAGTGCGCCGACTAGCGTCAGGAAGATGCCCATTTGAGCAGCTGCTCCGAGGAGCACTAACTTGGGGTTGGAGAGCATGGTCGAGAAGTCGGTCATCGCCCCGATGCCAAGGAAAATGAGTGGCGGGAAAATACCTTCCTGCACACCATAATAAATGTAACTAAGTACGCTTCCCTTGTCGTAAACACTGAGCGACATCGACTCGCTGGTCGGAATGTTGCCGATCAGGATGCCAAATCCGATTGGCACCAATAGCAAGGGTTCGTAGTCTTTGATGATCGCCAGAGCGATGAACACAAGCCCGACGAGCAGCATGCAGGCGTTTTCCAACGTCATGTTGGCGAAGCCGGTCGTTTCGAGAAACTGCAGAAAGATATCCATCGAGAAGTTCTTGCGAAGAGTGGCGAATCGTGTGTGGGGAGTTGGTGTCTTACTTTACTTGGTTTGACGCACTGTGTTTTTGCATCTCGGTGTGCAATACCATGCCGATGGCGGCCACGATGCGTTCGTGGTCGGTGGCCGACTGTTCCTCTCGCGCCGGAGGAGCGGGGTGCGAGTGCATTTTGGGAAGGATCGGATCGAGCCAGTCCAGCACACGCGGAACGAACGCAATGAATAGCGAGATCACTACCAGGGCGGCAAACACGATGGCCATGCCGGTAAGCGAAATGGCGATGCCGTTGCCTTCAACCACGGCTTGCCACCCACCGGCGGTAGCTTCGGCTTCGGCGGCTGCTAGTAACGAGAAGGAAATCACGGAGTTTGCCTTGTCTATTTGCGAGTGGAACTGCAGTACTTACGTAATTGGCAAGCTACAGACCATACCATAGTTATGAGCAGACCATAACATAGTTATGGCAATATACATTTTGAATCGGGGGGAAGCAGGTGATTTACGCAAAATTGGCCACCACACCCCCGTAGCAATGCTCGGTTCCAGCGGGTGTTTGAACCACGAGTGCCCCGTCGTCGGCAATCGAATCGCAAGTGCCGGTAATATCGCCTCGAGGAGTGGTGATCTGGATCTGCCGCCCGGTGAGCAGCGAGTGGGCTCGCCATTCGTCGGGAAGCTGTGGGTCACGAGCCAGAAAACGCTGTAAATATTGGTCTATTTGTTGTAGACAGGCCACCAGCACTGCGGTGCGGTCAAACGCCATTTCGGGGTCGCTCTGCACGTCGATCATGCTGGTGGCCGTGCGACGCAGTTCCTCCGGTGCGTCGCGAGTGGTGTTGTTCACGTTCAGACCAACTCCCACGACCAGGCGTTTGGTAGTGCCGGCCAGTTCGATGAGAATGCCAGAAACTTTGGCTTCGTTCAGGAAAACATCGTTCGGCCACTTCAGTGTGACGTCGCCCGCGATGAACTGCTCGACCGCCGAAATGATCGCGAGCCCCATCGTCAACGAGACCTGAGGCAGCACGCTCAGCGAGCATTCCAGCGGCGGCGTTAGCACCGACCAGGTGAGTGACCCCTCGCCCGACCACCACCGATTCGAGCCACGTCCACGCCCGGCCGATTGTTGATCGGTCACAAACAGCTCGGCCAATGGGTTGGTTGATTTCGCCGCATGGGCCAGGGCGGCGTTGTTGGTCGAGTCGATTTGGTCGAAGAAGTGAACCCGGTCGATCCAGGTGTCTTGGGTGATACGAGCGAGTTCGAGGGGAGCGGAATGCATATGCACCAGGATTGTGAATATACTCGGAAGATTTACCGACGAGCCCGCAGGTCGCTGAATCGTTCGATGGCGGACTGCAGTTCCGGCGAGGGCTGCGGATGATAGTACTCTACCGGAAGCGAATTGCGAACCACCTGCCGAAGCTCTACCAGATCGCGGATGTCGCCGAGCGCGATGGCCTGGATCAGCACATTGCCGATGGCCGTGG containing:
- a CDS encoding sodium ion-translocating decarboxylase subunit beta — translated: MDIFLQFLETTGFANMTLENACMLLVGLVFIALAIIKDYEPLLLVPIGFGILIGNIPTSESMSLSVYDKGSVLSYIYYGVQEGIFPPLIFLGIGAMTDFSTMLSNPKLVLLGAAAQMGIFLTLVGALYLGFLPQEAAAIGIIGGADGPTAIFLSAKLAPHLLGAIAIAAYSYMALVPVIQPPIMRLLTTKEERLIHMTPPRHVSRREKIIFPVAAFLICTMIAPGAIVLIGMLFLGNLLKESTVTERLANSARNAMIDIVTILLGFSVGASTDASRFITKQSLMIFGLGALSFAIATACGVLFAKFMNLFLKEKINPLVGAAGVSAVPDSARVVQMVGHKEDPHNFLLMHAMAPNVAGVIGSAVAAGVLWSVLGN
- a CDS encoding OadG family protein; translation: MISFSLLAAAEAEATAGGWQAVVEGNGIAISLTGMAIVFAALVVISLFIAFVPRVLDWLDPILPKMHSHPAPPAREEQSATDHERIVAAIGMVLHTEMQKHSASNQVK
- a CDS encoding biotin--[acetyl-CoA-carboxylase] ligase, whose amino-acid sequence is MHSAPLELARITQDTWIDRVHFFDQIDSTNNAALAHAAKSTNPLAELFVTDQQSAGRGRGSNRWWSGEGSLTWSVLTPPLECSLSVLPQVSLTMGLAIISAVEQFIAGDVTLKWPNDVFLNEAKVSGILIELAGTTKRLVVGVGLNVNNTTRDAPEELRRTATSMIDVQSDPEMAFDRTAVLVACLQQIDQYLQRFLARDPQLPDEWRAHSLLTGRQIQITTPRGDITGTCDSIADDGALVVQTPAGTEHCYGGVVANFA